Proteins encoded in a region of the Bactrocera tryoni isolate S06 chromosome 4, CSIRO_BtryS06_freeze2, whole genome shotgun sequence genome:
- the LOC120775258 gene encoding la-related protein 7, whose amino-acid sequence MEIVAIEKQNESDRHKTKKKTHKKQSKPPVAEAAGDHAGGQKSHRKRKRHHFNAIRAQMEFYFGDANLSKDRYLKQLMDKDPYVPLDIFLSFNKMKALTSSVEEIKKSLTNSELLELDETNSRVRRKTALPVERNVDDKTLYVEALPAAADHDWVRQAFERFGAVVYVSLPKYAKSRKIKEFGFVEFEQASSVDKAIKAFSEFNGVLRMQETDPAELQSVKSFIREQNEEDIEANNVSDTEHKKIKKLKRVADETSEEEGPESKKVKTENDENSTANETGETSNDTEDQADDDGDAKKKKRRKKKKKAKTLEKRRKDTDLNTDASFYELKVLPKCDWKRLRNKYLNLQREKIAELKRKAWKEKQQQRASEGVSAETSDASAPTPAKKPKPNERKLRKMNMNFYGAGEEDAKPQPKELKHNPALERAPLFSYSEGLIVEVGFLNPCVNIKEFKADMRQYETVKYVDVKEGAMHAHLRLDTADAATDFVRQVTCAEYNCKVLNGEAELEYWKKIEADREMKLNKQVKVPQKRGREKVKKLITKHIRFGEEDE is encoded by the exons ATGGAGATTGTCGCTATCGAGAAACAGAATGAGTCGGACAGacataaaacaaagaaaaaaacacataagAAACAGTCAAAACCGCCAGTAGCTGAAGCCGCAGGTGATCATGCCGGTGGACAAAAAAGTCACAGGAAGCGTAAAAGACATCATTTCAATGCAATACGCGCACAAATGGAGTTTTACTTTGGCGATGCAAATCTTTCCAAGGATCGATATCTTAAACAGCTTATGGACAAAGATCCAT ATGTACCTTTGGATATTTTTCTAAGTTTCAACAAAATGAAAGCGCTTACCTCTTCAGTGGAGGAAATCAAAAAGTCCTTAACAAACTCAGAACTACTTGAGTTGGATGAAACTAATTCAAGAGTTAGACGCAAGACAGCTTTACCGGTAGAACGTAATGTCGACGACAAGACACTTTATGTTGAAGCATTACCAGCTGCAGCTGATCACGATTGGGTGCGTCAAGCGTTTGAACGATTTGGTGCAGTCGTTTATGTCTCACTACCAAAATATGCTAAATCACGGAAAATCAAGGAATTTGGTTTCGTCGAATTCGAGCAGGCGAGTAGTGTGGACAAAGCGATTAAGGCTTTCAGCGAATTCAACGGTGTATTAAGGATGCAAGAAACTGATCCTGCCGAATTGCAAAGTGTGAAATCATTCATCAGAGAGCAAAATGAAGAAGATATAGAAGCGAATAATGTATCCGACACCGAACATAAAAAGATTAAGAAATTGAAAAGGGTTGCCGATGAAACGTCGGAAGAAGAAGGCCCTGAATCGAAGAAAGTAAAAACAGAAAACGATGAAAACTCCACCGCAAACGAAACTGGGGAGACTTCAAATGATACCGAAGATCAAGCAGATGACGATGGAGATGCCAAGAAGAAGAAACGCcgcaagaagaagaaaaaggcaAAAACTTTAGAAAAACGTCGTAAAGATACAGATTTGAATACAGATGCATCTTTCTATGAGCTCAAAGTTTTGCCGAAATGTGATTGGAAACGTTTACGTAATAAATACCTCAACTTGCAACGCGAAAAGATAGCTGAATTGAAACGCAAAGCATGGAAggaaaaacagcaacaacgtgCTAGTGAGGGCGTTTCCGCCGAAACGTCGGATGCCTCAGCACCCACGCCAGCTAAGAAACCAAAGCCCAACGAACGAAAGTTGCGCAAAATGAATATGAACTTTTATGGCGCAGGTGAGGAGGATGCCAAACCACAACCCAAAGAGTTGAAGCACAATCCAGCTTTAGAACGAGCACCGCTCTTTAGCTATTCCGAAGGATTAATAGTGGAAGTAGGTTTCTTAAATCCTTGTGTCAACATAAAGGAATTTAAGGCTGATATGCGTCAATATGAAACTGTAAAGTACGTTGACGTTAAGGAGGGCGCCATGCATGCACATCTACGTTTGGACACAGCGGATGCGGCAACTGATTTCGTGCGCCAAGTGACTTGTGCGGAGTATAACTGCAAAGTGCTAAACGGCGAAGCTGAGTTGGAATATTGGAAAAAGATTGAGGCGGATCgagaaatgaaattgaataaacAAGTAAAAGTACCACAGAAGAGAGGTAGAGAGAAAgttaagaaattaataacaaaacatATACGTTTTGGAGAAGAGGATGAATAA
- the LOC120773513 gene encoding protein xmas-2, with protein sequence MLGDEGTGWDDGINYKAISCEKIPDLFLDKLVAKNHFSKFGKITRFILRPSRQSCTVEYETEAQAERALDQAGDFNGQEFQIEFATREVAHVQNTEEWVNPEVQAELDAMGLRQSVPTYRPPAAAMLPPMKSMPPRTQKPPAQFANAGVKSTKSATATELPKIDNSLRQEYEAILRRPAYTDEEKYRVLDARDKLMRLIRPRQTDIKKVERTKGICPDMCPEKERLMREFQRQVSTFEMCAEDEDSTSSISHRRAIKEYSRSSADQEVPLAHELRPESVLQMTMLYLMHRILDLCEDPQTSIADWFHFVWDRTRSIRKDITQQELCSLGTVELVEQCARFHIHCAARLVAEEPSVFDKKINAENLTKCLQSLKYMYHDLRIKGVHCPCEAEFRSYIVLLNLGDSNFLWELKQLPTHIQHSSEIKRAIAFYNALQNNNYVRFFGMIREVETSYLSACILLGYFNKLRWRAMEAINKSHNWRKNAILLPLTYLTRILGFEDEEAAAQYFAYHGLKCDGQRVVLDRLKRPDVEYSMERALNLVESKRTVSVGECVCGHTLEPVHIFESHTPHNSFDDNGNLKSIAWTAEDQLRGEAAEARRKERELEIQQQQQRQQLQQQQQQQETLKTTKRPDSPALTQPLSVTAESSLFKMPQLASSISPKLPPKFKTPQLPQKPAEPSIFGGSQFAEPKPKAQSSALTSFKFEAPQSASGSSSSVSIFGPPANDASGSLFKIPAATIKPSSSFAAGISNSIFGGNATTAPTASASTGGFIFDTANKNTNADNIFSSAAKATTSIFQHAQPPKPEPMQNDTVFQHFNTKPGFAGFSGAPQPNTFHDAPPKPFVIAPQSPDRQTAKQLAEAEAKAAAAKAKAELEKRRNEEKAAEAAKRQREALEQKRLESLRQLEQRAERVCAAEVESIIAAQVETIAQTELQKYQKFECDCQSIAETLLEQCIAMQLEELANEEYAMMCHDQLMLSRYFERWLRYTRKKQKQRALMESTPIWVTMDTRAEQTAKLMHPKEAENLRMIKRYRHGEPCNFELLLWQHPETLSRPHATVDIFEVVRAHLTHKQSVVVKGGHMQQNKYFKLLLTLPNDRDELPGFESLCNKWLQKHLRRNNSATEEVQVVEKDAEQTTPYICGVERDVALCVRKVSGIPALNESGQIVSNECDNMDAIICLMGCDNIQSTRKRIHHLLKLSRLHKAVPVAFIIYDGQYTDELELSDMLEMESLVSAGQVSAYKFFGCLQSKNEFSFVHLMGRALRFVTRENRLSNKEADVLQMQRLQSWLESCLGEEMWQRWQFSSEQNPSFAKICSTPQYLVDLYNEAVQRVIHMTTVDFSDTPEFPEELRKFVPKLNVDIPLGLEYFPKDWKSPQRQQQISKFLQRLLLAPVADAPNFKDVEDWELWLLNYASACIPHDEEAATLASYQAIKALIEQLNRADLEDVAIPTRFQLINYLSIIKAIAYTLINAVLKDYIANPDADSYKLPNEIVYQQQALEDYQLMPWWLNNQAVEAVKMDYTMVEAEDTSSQDRESVDEPGVMNSEMLDEIIKQAETVSRKAEQNFYSLKKQTPNADTTELSRDLDASIYQFELAKQIGSYDASFISKLDEIDSDLEGAVGGAAEKLVSRTDDGGGDGVNSVSISRKRKHTSAAEGDANDIEAVMARAFNVIEKVEAEQDRAERLHKMAMLDL encoded by the exons ATGTTGGGTGACGAGGGAACCGGTTGGGATGACGGCATCAATTACAAAGCCATATC ATGTGAGAAAATACCTGATCTATTTTTGGACAAATTGGTAGCCAAAAATCACTTtagtaaatttggaaaaatcacACGTTTTATATTACGTCCAAGTCGTCAAAGTTGTACGGTGGAATATGAGACGGAAGCACAAGCCGAGCGCGCATTGGATCAGGCCGGGGATTTCAATGGACAAGAATTTCAAATAGAATTTGCAACCCGTGAGGTAGCACATGTACAAAATACAGAAGAATGGGTTAATCCCGAAGTACAAGCTGAATTGGATGCAATGGGCTTGCGTCAGAGTGTACCAACATACAGACCGCCAGCTGCGGCAATGTTACCACCGATGAAGTCAATGCCACCTCGTACACAAAAACCACCTGCGCAATTTGCAAATGCGGGTGTAAAATCCACAAAGTCTGCTACGGCAACAGAATTACCAAAAATCGACAATTCTTTGAGACAAGAATATGAGGCCATCTTACGAAGGCCTGCTTACACCGACGAAGAAAAATATCGTGTTTTGGATGCGCGTGACAAATTGATGCGTTTGATAAGACCACGCCAAACAGATATCAAAAAGGTTGAAAGAACCAAAG gCATTTGTCCTGACATGTGTCCCGAAAAAGAGCGTTTAATGCGCGAATTCCAAAGACAAGTTTCCACATTTGAAATGTGTGCAGAAGATGAGGACAGCACATCCTCAATATCACATCGACGAGCCATCAAAGAGTATTCGCGCAGTAGCGCTGATCAAGAAGTGCCACTGGCACATGAATTACGACCTGAAAGCGTTCTACAAATGACCATGTTGTACCTGATGCACCGCATTTTGGACCTCTGTGAGGATCCACAAACTTCAATCGCCGACTGGTTTCACTTTGTATGGGATCGCACCCGTTCCATACGCAAAGATATCACACAACAGGAACTTTGTTCATTAGGTACGGTCGAATTGGTTGAACAATGTGCGCGCTTTCATATACACTGTGCCGCGCGTCTAGTGGCCGAAGAGCCGTCGGTGTTCGATAAAAAAATCAATGctgaaaatttgacaaaatgtttgcaatcccttaaatatatgtatcatGACTTGCGTATTAAGGGTGTACATTGCCCATGTGAGGCCGAATTTCGTAGCTACATAGTCTTGCTGAATTTAGGTGACTCCAATTTTCTATGGGAGTTGAAGCAACTGCCCACACATATACAACATTCAAGTGAAATTAAGCGTGCAATTGCTTTTTACAATGCActacaaaacaacaactacgTACGCTTCTTCGGTATGATACGCGAAGTGGAAACGTCATATTTGAGCGCATGCATTCTGCTTGGCTACTTCAATAAATTGCGTTGGCGTGCTATGGAGGCCATTAATAAATCGCATAACTGGCGAAAAAATGCTATTCTCCTACCGCTAACATATCTTACGCGTATACTTGGGTTTGAAGACGAAGAAGCGGCGGCACAATACTTCGCTTATCACGGCTTAAAATGCGATGGTCAGCGTGTGGTATTGGATCGCCTAAAGCGACCAGATGTGGAGTACTCCATGGAACGTGCATTGAAT CTGGTCGAGTCGAAGCGTACGGTTAGCGTTGGTGAGTGCGTTTGTGGACATACGCTTGAACCTGTGCATATATTCGAAAGTCATACACCACATAACAGTTTCGATGACAATGGTAATCTTAAATCAATTGCCTGGACGGCGGAAGATCAGTTGCGTGGAGAGGCGGCAGAAGCACGCAGAAAGGAACGTGAATTAGAAatacagcaacagcagcagcgacagcaattacagcagcagcaacaacaacaggaaaCATTAAAAACAACGAAACGTCCCGACTCTCCTGCCCTCACACAACCGCTTTCTGTTACTGCGGAGTCAAGTCTCTTTAAAATGCCACAACTCGCGTCGTCCATTTCACCCAAATTGCCACCGAAATTTAAGACTCCACAACTACCACAAAAACCAGCCGAGCCCTCTATTTTTGGCGGTAGTCAGTTTGCAGAACCTAAGCCAAAAGCACAATCATCAGCCTTGACAAGTTTCAAATTTGAAGCACCACAAAGCGCAAGCGGTAGTAGTAGTAGTGTTAGCATATTCGGCCCGCCAGCAAACGATGCCAGCGGCTCACTCTTCAAAATACCTGCCGCTACTATTAAACCGTCCAGCTCGTTCGCCGCTGGCATTAGCAATTCTATATTTGGTGGTAACGCGACAACTGCTCCGACAGCGTCGGCCTCTACTGGCGGTTTTATATTCGATACTGCCAacaagaacacgaatgccgataACATATTTAGTAGCGCAGCAAAAGCGACGACAAGCATCTTCCAGCATGCGCAGCCACCAAAACCAGAACCCATGCAAAATGACACCGTTTTCCAGCATTTCAACACAAAGCCGGGTTTCGCAGGTTTTTCAGGTGCGCCGCAGCCCAATACGTTCCATGACGCTCCCCCGAAACCATTTGTGATAGCGCCACAGTCGCCCGATAGGCAGACAGCCAAGCAGTTAGCTGAAGCCGAAGCTAAAGCAGCAGCTGCTAAAGCCAAAGCAGAGTTGGAAAAGCGGCGCAATGAGGAGAAGGCCGCTGAAGCAGCTAAACGACAGCGCGAAGCATTGGAGCAAAAGCGGCTGGAGAGCTTAAGGCAGTTGGAACAACGTGCCGAGCGGGTTTGTGCCGCTGAAGTGGAGAGCATCATCGCAGCGCAAGTGGAAACTATTGCACAAACTGAActccaaaaatatcaaaagtttGAATGTGATTGTCAGAGTATAGCTGAAACGTTGCTTGAACAGTGCATAGCCATGCAGCTGGAGGAGTTGGCCAATGAAGAATATGCCATGATGTGCCATGATCAGCTCATGCTGAGTCGTTACTTTGAACGTTGGCTGCGCTACacacgaaaaaaacaaaaacagcgcGCGCTCATGGAGTCCACACCCATATGGGTGACAATGGACACGCGTGCCGAGCAAACCGCCAAGTTGATGCATCCAAAAGAGGCGGAGAATTTACGAATGATCAAACGCTATCGTCACGGAGAGCCATGCAATTTCGAGCTATTGCTCTGGCAACATCCCGAAACCTTATCGCGACCTCATGCCACCGTTGACATATTCGAGGTGGTACGTGCACATTTGACGCACAAGCAGAGTGTAGTGGTGAAAGGCGGACATATGCaacaaaataagtattttaaacTGTTGCTAACGCTGCCCAATGACAGAGATGAATTGCCGGGCTTCGAGAGTTTATGCAATAAATGGCTGCAGAAGCATTTGCGACGCAACAACAGCGCCACGGAAGAGGTACAAGTGGTGGAAAAAGACGCTGAACAGACGACTCCATACATTTGCGGTGTGGAGCGTGATGTGGCGCTGTGTGTGAGAAAAGTGAGCGGTATACCGGCGCTAAACGAGAGCGGCCAAATCGTGAGCAACGAATGTGACAACATGGATGCGATTATCTGCCTCATGGGCTGTGACAACATACAGAGTACGCGCAAACGCATACACCATTTGCTCAAACTAAGCCGACTGCATAAGGCTGTGCCGGTGGCTTTTATTATCTACGATGGACAGTACACTGATGAATTGGAGCTTAGTGATATGCTGGAAATGGAGAGTTTAGTGAGCGCAGGTCAAGTGTCGGCGTACAAATTCTTTGGTTGCTTGCAGTCCAAAAATGAATTCTCTTTCGTCCATCTTATGGGGCGCGCTCTGCGTTTTGTGACGCGTGAAAATCGATTATCCAACAAAGAAGCCGATGTTTTGCAGATGCAAAGGCTGCAGAGTTGGCTGGAATCGTGCTTGGGCGAGGAAATGTGGCAACGTTGGCAATTCTCCTCCGAACAAAATCCCTCATTCGCGAAAATCTGTAGCACGCCGCAATATTTGGTGGATTTGTATAATGAGGCTGTGCAACGTGTGATACATATGACCACAGTTGATTTCAGTGACACGCCCGAGTTTCCCGAAGAGTTGCGTAAATTTGTGCCCAAACTAAATGTGGATATACCGCTTGGCTTGGAATATTTTCCCAAAGACTGGAAGTCTCCGCAGCGTCAACAACAGATTTCAAAGTTTCTACAGCGTTTATTGCTGGCGCCCGTCGCAGACGCACCCAACTTCAAGGACGTCGAAGATTGGGAGCTATGGCTGTTAAACTATGCGAGCGCATGTATACCGCACGATGAAGAAGCTGCCACTTTGGCTAGCTACCAAGCCATCAAAGCACTAATTGAGCAGCTGAATCGCGCTGACTTAGAGGACGTCGCTATACCAACACGCTTTCAGCTAATTAACTATTTATCTATTATAAAAGCAATTGCCTACACACTGATTAACGCTGTGCTTAAGGATTACATTGCAAATCCAGATGCGGACTCGTACAAATTGCCCAACGAGATTGTTTATCAACAACAAGCGCTAGAAGATTATCAACTTATGCCGTGGTGGTTGAATAACCAAGCTGTTGAAGCAGTGAAAATGGATTATACAATGGTTGAAGCTGAAGATACCAGCTCACAAGATAGGGAGTCCGTCGATGAGCCGGGTGTGATGAACAGCGAAATGTTGGACGAAATTATAAAGCAAGCCGAAACTGTTTCACGCAAAGCGGAGCAAAACTTTTATTCGTTGAAAAAACAAACGCCCAACGCGGACACAACGGAGTTATCACGCGATTTGGATGCCAGCATTTATCAGTTTGAATTGGCAAAACAAATCGGCTCGTACGATGCCTCTTTCATATCTAAATTAGATGAAATCGATAGCGATTTAGAGGGCGCTGTTGGCGGTGCTGCTGAGAAGTTGGTTAGTCGTACCGATGATGGTGGTGGCGATGGCGTAAACAGTGTCAGCATAAGTCGAAAACGTAAGCATACGTCGGCTGCCGAAGGCGATGCCAATGATATAGAAGCGGTTATGGCACGCGCCTTCAATGTTATCGAAAAAGTCGAAGCAGAGCAAGATCGCGCCGAACGTTTGCACAAGATGGCTATGCTGGATTTATAG
- the LOC120773514 gene encoding coiled-coil-helix-coiled-coil-helix domain-containing protein 2, whose amino-acid sequence MVRRGRSASPPPATRRSVPTHHAPAPTPNVPARTAPAAPPAPVQAAPSAVGAPQQPSMFQQMAATAGGVAVGSAVGHTLGAGITSLFSGSGDKEAAAPAAAAAPPAQQQYYGNAAQPNEPQGACAWEIKQFLQCAQGQSDLTLCEGFNEALRQCKVQHHLQ is encoded by the exons atggtACGACGTGGACGTTCAGCTAGCCCACCACCAGCCACCAGAAG GAGTGTGCCCACACATCATGCACCTGCTCCAACACCAAATGTGCCGGCACGCACAGCTCCGGCAGCACCCCCAGCACCAGTACAAGCAGCACCCAGTGCTGTTGGCGCACCACAGCAGCCATCAATGTTCCAACAAATGGCAGCTACCGCTGGCGGTGTAGCTGTTGGTTCAGCAGTG GGTCACACTCTTGGCGCCGGTATTACTAGCTTGTTCAGCGGTTCTGGTGATAAGGAGGCTGCCGCTCCCGCTGCTGCAGCAGCTCCACCAGCTCAACAGCAATATTATGGCAATGCTGCTCAGCCCAACGAGCCTCAAGGTGCATGCGCTTGGGAAATTAAACAGTTCCTGCAGTGCGCCCAAGGCCAATCTGACTTAACACTCTGCGAGGGCTTCAATGAGGCGCTACGACAGTGCAAGGTTCAACATCACTTGCAATAA